From the Psychrobacter sp. P11F6 genome, the window AAAATCAAACAATATATTGAATTGCTTAGGATTTTTAATTTTTATTTGATTGTTCGTCGAAGAACTTTGGAGAGAGGTTTGCGGTAGCATTTGGTTTGCCGTATTACAATTTGATAAAACACGGCTTATTTGATGGTTTTGACGCATACTTTGATTTAATAATGACAAGGCTTCATCAGCTGATACTTGCTGAATAGTAGGGTTACCTGCCTTTGATAGACTTATTTTTAAATACGTCGTTGTTTGAGGTATAAGCGGATAACTCTCAGAATAAGAAACAATCTTACCGCTTTCTTTATCTAAGATAGAAGCACTGATAAGCTGAGAGCCATGGCAAATAATTTTTTCTGAATAATAACCATTCTGTAGACTGGTATGAAAAACCTCATCACGCCCAATACTTATATTGATATTATTTTGATTCTCACTATCATCAGCATGACGAAAAACAACAATCCTACTCTCACTGGCTTTCAAATTACTGTCGATGGGTACGCGAAACAATTCGCCATTTTTGTCCCACACAGCTTGTTTAACTTGATAATGAGAATCAGAATCAAATGACATTCGCTCATTTTTTACCGTTTGACAGCCTAATAAACTAATTGCTGCACAAAGTGTTACTGGTAATAGTAAATTTCTGCTATCCATAGCATTTCATCCTAATAAACGAAAAATTCAGTAAAGATCTATCCCTTTATTTTCACCTTAGTATTTCTACATAACCAAACAAAAAAATCTAATACGCTTTTTTATAAAGCGCTTACTTTTTTATTATTACCACAACACAAACTTTATTATAGCTCGCTATATTTTTATTGCAATCATATAATTTTTTTAAATTTTATGAATATTCTTATTTTTGAATATAAAAAAACTATTCGAGTTAGCTTTGTACGATCAATCATTAAACCTATGAAAATCATTAATTAGCATAACCTACTGTTTATTCTTCGCTTTCTATCATTAAAATTAATTTATTCAAATAAATGAATATATAAGAATGAATAAGTCTCAACAGAGTTTTCTGATAAGTGAGGATGCATTTTTTACCACGGAGATATAGAGGAATTAAGATCGTTTCTCATGCAGGAATACTTAGGTGGTAGCTGAATTTTTTCGACGTAAATATTTAAAAACCGCTAAGTGAGTGCCGATAAAGCGATAAGGCATAAAAACTTAGATGAGAAATCCCAATCAATGACTCAGCATGACGACTTATCGCACTATCTCGGTAGAGAAAATGTTGTTGTCTAGGATTTTTTATTAATAAAAAGACCAGTAAACGAAAGGAATGGTTGTTGGAAAATACCCATTAGACATGGCTATTCAACATTTTTTTTAATAGCAAAGCTATATAGGTATAAATAAAATTTATGATAGTCGAATATTATATATTGAATAATATATGAAATGGTCATTGTCACTTGATACTCATGGAGATAGGATTTTTAGTGGAAAGCGACTTTGATAGTGCGGCATTGATTGTACGTAGATAATATAGTGCCTAAAGCCAGCGTGAATAATCTACAACCAAACAACTTGGTTATGGATTATTCACGCGCACCGCATGCTCAGCTCAGAAAAATGCTTACAACCCTATCACTTGCATTAAATGACCTGTCTTGAGATACACTGTAGTCCCTTCAGATCCTGCCTGTATTTGCGCATGCTCACCTGCTGGCAGACGTATCCAGCCGCTGCGCTGATAAACTTGACCCTCATCTATCAACTCGCCTGCTAAGACCAGTATTTCTGCACCGCCACAGACTGCCTTATTAAACAGTAACTCGCCTGCCTTGATACGCTGCAAACTCACTTTCTCATTGTCACCTGAGAATAGAGGACAAACATCACGGCTGCCCTGCTGTTGCCAATAAGCATTATCTTTAGTATCGATAGCCACATAATGAGGTTCATCAGTTGGCATTTGGCGTAGCTTGACGAAAATCACTGCGCCTTCATCACTATAAGGCTTGTGTCCTGAGGTCGGTGGATTGCGCAAATACCAACCTGCTGGGTAATGTTCGTCATCTGCAGAAAAAGTACCTGACAATACTAAAATTTCTTCACCACCCGGATGTAGATGATGCGGAAAATAAGAATTGGGCGCATAGCGTACAAGGCTAGTGGCACGTGCTTTTTCTGCACCCACACGGTCAAGCATCACGCGCTCTACCCCATTTTGTGGTGACTTAATCCACTGGTGTTGCTCAGGTGTAAGGGCAGCGCGGCGAGTAAAGTCTGCATGAATAAGCATAAACCATGTCCAAAAATAGTATGATGAGATGATCCTTTAGCAAACGTCAGATATGATTATTGAACGTTATCGACAGCTAAAGGCGCAATGATTGCACCTCGCTATTATAAACCTTACCGAGTTTTCAACGTACTAAAATCACAGGAGATAGCGTGCTGGCGATAATTTCTGTCGTGGTACTACCAAGGAATAATTGTTGCAATTTCGAATGTCCATAAGCACCCACCACCATCATATCAATGTTGTTTTCTACCTGAAACCTTAACAAGCCGTCGACGGCATCGGAGGCAGATAAATGATGTGCCGCGACGCTAAAATCTGCGTCCTCCAATTGTGCCGCTGCGGCGCTTAAGCTTTGTTTTGACGCGTCGTTATGATTGCCTATCATGACGATATGACCTTGCAACCCTTTTAATACAGGACTCCTCGCAACCATCCATGCTGCTTTAATAGCCGTTTTGCTACCATCAAAAGCTATCATATATGAGCTGGGTTCTTTGAACGTCTCTGAGCAAATTAATATAGGAACGTCAGATGCGCGGGCAACGGTTTCGATTTGGCTACCGATATTAATACGGCTGCTTTTGTGATCTTCACCTCGGCGTCCCATGACGATGGCACGATTTTCTGCTTTGAAATGCTCAATGGCAGGTAACAGCTTACCGCGACGTTGATAGATACGAATATCGACCTGAGTAAAGTTACCTTGGATATGGCTTTTTGCGTCTTGTACCAAAGCATTGCTATAACTGTTCACCACCTTCGCTCTTTGCTCATCTAACTGTGTTAATTCCTCCAATAAAAACTGGCGGCTATTGACTCCTATTGCGCCTGACAAATCGCGTCTGGTCGAGGCTGGAACCTCACTCACATGCAACAACGCTACAGGTAAATTTAACTTACTGGCATACCATGCTGCATAGTCACAAACCGATTCAGTCACTGCCGAGCCGTCTATACAGGCTAAAATGTGCTGTGATGTTGTCATATTCCGTCCTTAAATTTAACGATTTAACCCTATACAGCTTTCTATACCCACTATAAATATGGTCACCGAAAAACATAGTTACCAAAAAATATAATGGCAAAAAAAGCATATCCACTGCCTTGATAATAACGAATTTAAACGGCTTCAGCCAGCGATGTGTGCCCACTTCTACCATAATTAAAAAAAGTCTTGTCATCGTCTAACAACATGCCGTAGCGAATTTTGCTACAATGGTTTTTTAGCATTTATGATTTAAGTATCCTTATCTAGGTGATGGAATTATGGCAAAAAATGCCCTACAGGCTCAGTTATTAAAAGCAGGATTGGTGGATAGCAAAAAAGCCAAGAAAATCAGCAAGCAGACTCAGCATGCCAAGCGTACTGGTGACTCAGAAAGCATGGAAGCGAAAAAAGCGTTGGCAGAAGCCCAAGCGAAAAAACTAGAGAAAGATCAAAAGCTCAATCAAGAAAAGCAACGTATTTTAGAAGAGAAGATGCTCAAGGCTAATATCGTACAGATGATTAAGCAGCATCAGATTGCCGATACCAATGGCGATGTTAATTATCAATTTGTCGATAATTCTAAGGTTAAAAAAATCTTTGTCACTCAAAAACTATATGACCAAATCGTCGCCGGTCATGTGGTGATTGCACGCTTAGAAGAAGGCTATGCGCTACTTCCCCGTCCGTTGGCAGATCGTATCGATGCAAAAATGGAGGGCTTCATGGTCGTGTCTAACGATACATCAGAAGAAGTACTGGCAGAAGATGATCCTTATGCCGCTTATGTGATTCCAGATGATTTGATGTGGTAACCGCTTAATTTCATCATACTTATGATGTCAGCCAAAAGCCTTTCATGGACTGTATCAGTCCATGAAGGGCTTTTTATTGTACGAAAAGCGACCACCTTTAACCAAGCATTGCTGCTTTGGTTGAAAAACGTAACGATGCTCTGGAACGTTAGCATGCTTGAGGATACGAACTTGAACAACCATTCAATAACAACTACAATGCGGTTTATTGACCTACTGAGCGTTAGTATTTTGTCTAATTTTGAGTAATCACTCAAAATAAACACTTTATTCATGCTTACTGCCTGACAATAGTAGTCACTGCCATATATGTCATTGATTAGACTTGCCAAGCTCTTTTGCACTCACTTTTAACGCTTATTAAGAAGAAATAACTTATGCCAAAACATCTCCCTCTTTCACTGTTATTGCTTCGACTGGGTATTTTCATTGTTTTTTTAGTCTGGACTTTAGATAAGCTGATTAATCCTGATCATGCCGCAGGCGTCTTTTCTAGTTTTTATGGTTTTGAAAGTATAGGCGACACCGTATTCTATGTCATTGGCGCGGCTCAATTCATCCTCATTCTATTGTTTGTCACAGGATTATTCAAAACTTGGACTTACGGCATCATCTTGCTACTTCATGCGATTTCGACGTTCTCAACCTTCGGCTTATACCTCAAGCCTTTTGATAACTTGTTGTTCTTTGCAGCATGGCCGATGTTGGCTGCGTGTTTGGCGCTTTTCTTAATGAAAGATTGGGATACCTTAACCTTGGGCAAAAAAGTTTCTTTAGCCTAAACATCAGTCATGTTTATCGTTAGATTGGGCTGGGTTGAACATGCAAAAATATAAATACTAGCCTCCGAAACTCAAGCCCTATACTATGAAGACTACTAAGTTAGCTGTTTTATTGTATAAAAATGCACAAACCATGCAAAAAACTTAACGCAATTATCGTTACCACTAACTTGTCATTACCACTAACATGGTCAAGGTTCTTAATCATAAAAGAATGACGATGACTTTAGCCTTCGCTCTACTACTTAGCCGGATATTTTATGATTAAAAGAATATTGTTAATACTGTTAATATTAATATTAGCAGCAAGCTTTTTCTACTTTGACCTCAATCAATTATTGACGCTTGACGGCTTAAAAGGGTCGATGGCGCAATTTAACGACTATAAAACGCAATCACCATTATTGATTATCGGTGGATTCTTTTTGCTATATGTCGTCGTCACCGCATTATCCTTACCGGGTGCCGCTATCCTAACCTTGGCAGCTGGCGCATTATTTGGTTTATGGCAAGGGTTATTGGTCGCCTCATTTGCCTCCAGTATTGGTGCGACACTCGCCTTTTTAACCTCACGTTATTTACTGCGTGATACGATTAAACAGCGCTTTCCTGAGCGCTTAACAGCCATTGACGCTGGCGTTGAAAAAGAAGGCGGATTTTACTTATTCACCCTACGCTTAGTGCCGATATTTCCTTTCTTTTTAATTAACCTATTGATGGGTGTCACCGCGATTAAAGCGAGGACATTCTATTGGGTAAGCCAAATCGGTATGCTCGCGGGCACTTTTGTATTCGTTAATGCCGGTACACAACTGGCGCAAATTGACAGTTTGTCGGGGATTTTATCGTTTAATTTAATCGTCTCATTTGCGTTGTTAGGTTTTTTCCCATTAATAGCAAAAGGGATATTAAATATGCTAAAAAAACGCCGCGTCTATAAAAACTACAGCAAACCTAAAAAATTCGACCGTAATATGATTGTGATTGGCGCTGGTGCTGGCGGGCTAGTCACTAGCTATATCGCGGCGACCGTCCGAGCAAAAGTGACCTTAATCGAAGCGGGTGAAATGGGTGGCGACTGTTTAAACTATGGCTGTGTACCCAGTAAAGCCCTGATTAAAAGCGCAAAAGTCGCAGAACAAATGCGCAATGGTGAGCGTTATGGCTTGGAAAATACACCACCAGAGTTCTCATTCAAAAACGTTATGACACGCATCCATAAAGTCATCGCTGACATCGCGCCAAATGACAGCGTCGAGCGCTATACAGACTTGGGTGTCGAAGTATTAAAAGGCTATGCCAAATTCATCGACCCGTGGACAGTAGAGATTGCGTTAAACGATGGCGGCACGCAAACACTCACCGCACGTTCCATCGTTATCGCTACTGGTGCGCGCCCATTTATCCCAGACTTACCTGGTTTAGAAGAAACCGGCTATGTGACTAGCGACACCATATGGAATAAATTTACCGAATTAGAAGAAGCGCCGAAAAAGCTGGTGGTACTTGGCGGCGGACCAATTGGCTCTGAGCTGGCACAAGCTTTTGCACGCTTAGGCTCTAATGTGATTCAAATCGAAAGAGGCGCGCGTCTTATGAAAAAAGAAGACGTGGAAGTCTCAGAATTTGCGCAGAAAGTCCTCGTTGAGAGCGGCGTAAATGTCTTAACCTCGCATCAAGCGATTCGCTGCGAAACTCGCGATGGTAAAAAGTTCATTATCGTTGAAGCGCAAGGCGACAGTACCATTAAGCAAGACCGTCAAAACAAGCAAGAAATCGCTATTGAATATGACGA encodes:
- a CDS encoding OmpA family protein codes for the protein MDSRNLLLPVTLCAAISLLGCQTVKNERMSFDSDSHYQVKQAVWDKNGELFRVPIDSNLKASESRIVVFRHADDSENQNNINISIGRDEVFHTSLQNGYYSEKIICHGSQLISASILDKESGKIVSYSESYPLIPQTTTYLKISLSKAGNPTIQQVSADEALSLLNQSMRQNHQISRVLSNCNTANQMLPQTSLQSSSTNNQIKIKNPKQFNILFDFDSADMTSNNHAVLDGMVDFIHSYPKSDVTLEGHTDSRGSESYNLKISQSRANLVKDILIDKYGIEAMRLSAIGYGESMPIDTNDTEQGRQNNRRVVATVSQDNQPN
- a CDS encoding cupin domain-containing protein, with product MLIHADFTRRAALTPEQHQWIKSPQNGVERVMLDRVGAEKARATSLVRYAPNSYFPHHLHPGGEEILVLSGTFSADDEHYPAGWYLRNPPTSGHKPYSDEGAVIFVKLRQMPTDEPHYVAIDTKDNAYWQQQGSRDVCPLFSGDNEKVSLQRIKAGELLFNKAVCGGAEILVLAGELIDEGQVYQRSGWIRLPAGEHAQIQAGSEGTTVYLKTGHLMQVIGL
- a CDS encoding universal stress protein, yielding MTTSQHILACIDGSAVTESVCDYAAWYASKLNLPVALLHVSEVPASTRRDLSGAIGVNSRQFLLEELTQLDEQRAKVVNSYSNALVQDAKSHIQGNFTQVDIRIYQRRGKLLPAIEHFKAENRAIVMGRRGEDHKSSRINIGSQIETVARASDVPILICSETFKEPSSYMIAFDGSKTAIKAAWMVARSPVLKGLQGHIVMIGNHNDASKQSLSAAAAQLEDADFSVAAHHLSASDAVDGLLRFQVENNIDMMVVGAYGHSKLQQLFLGSTTTEIIASTLSPVILVR
- a CDS encoding DUF2058 domain-containing protein, with translation MAKNALQAQLLKAGLVDSKKAKKISKQTQHAKRTGDSESMEAKKALAEAQAKKLEKDQKLNQEKQRILEEKMLKANIVQMIKQHQIADTNGDVNYQFVDNSKVKKIFVTQKLYDQIVAGHVVIARLEEGYALLPRPLADRIDAKMEGFMVVSNDTSEEVLAEDDPYAAYVIPDDLMW
- a CDS encoding FAD-dependent oxidoreductase, whose product is MIKRILLILLILILAASFFYFDLNQLLTLDGLKGSMAQFNDYKTQSPLLIIGGFFLLYVVVTALSLPGAAILTLAAGALFGLWQGLLVASFASSIGATLAFLTSRYLLRDTIKQRFPERLTAIDAGVEKEGGFYLFTLRLVPIFPFFLINLLMGVTAIKARTFYWVSQIGMLAGTFVFVNAGTQLAQIDSLSGILSFNLIVSFALLGFFPLIAKGILNMLKKRRVYKNYSKPKKFDRNMIVIGAGAGGLVTSYIAATVRAKVTLIEAGEMGGDCLNYGCVPSKALIKSAKVAEQMRNGERYGLENTPPEFSFKNVMTRIHKVIADIAPNDSVERYTDLGVEVLKGYAKFIDPWTVEIALNDGGTQTLTARSIVIATGARPFIPDLPGLEETGYVTSDTIWNKFTELEEAPKKLVVLGGGPIGSELAQAFARLGSNVIQIERGARLMKKEDVEVSEFAQKVLVESGVNVLTSHQAIRCETRDGKKFIIVEAQGDSTIKQDRQNKQEIAIEYDELLCAVGRSARLEGYGLEDLGIETERTIDTDDYLETLYPNIYAAGDVVGPYQFTHVASHQAWYAAVNGLFGHLKKFKVDYRVIPWTTFIDPEVARVGLNEQEAIEKGIDFEITRYDFKDLDRAVTESANDGFIKVITPKGKDKILGVTIVAEHAGDLMPEFILAMKHGLGLNKILGTIHMYPTWAEANKYAAGEWKRNHAPETVLNWLEKYHTWRRG